TGGTTTGGAATATATGAATCCGGGCGGTTCCCGCCTTGAGCCGGAATGGGTAACAGTGTTGATCGCCGCGCTGGTTTACTCCGGTGATATTGTCTTATCCCTACCGGGTAAAAAATTCGATGCCACCGGGCTCCAGCAGTTTGCGGCAACCGGAATGGAGGAACTCATCCGCTTCAAACACCTTGAGCAGCCCAAGGAATGGAACATCCCTGCACTCAAGGCCATGTTTGAACTCCTCGGCATGACACCGGGAATGGCCCAGCTAGTTACTCAAGGCAAAGATGAACCGATTCAGGATCTGCAACAGGCCGTAGGCAAACTTGTCAAACGGATTGTGATGACCCAGCAGACCCTGCGTGAAGGACTTTCCTTCTGGGGACTGGATCTCCTTGCCGGAACCGATTTGGCCAATCAGGCATCCGGGCTGGACGCTGCCAAGACCTTCCTTGAGTTGCTCCAAGTCTACACCTCACCGGGCAAATTGAAGAATTTCCGCTACAGCATGGACGAAGTAAAAGCCCATGAAAA
This genomic window from Dethiosulfovibrio peptidovorans contains:
- a CDS encoding ATPase, whose translation is GLEYMNPGGSRLEPEWVTVLIAALVYSGDIVLSLPGKKFDATGLQQFAATGMEELIRFKHLEQPKEWNIPALKAMFELLGMTPGMAQLVTQGKDEPIQDLQQAVGKLVKRIVMTQQTLREGLSFWGLDLLAGTDLANQASGLDAAKTFLELLQVYTSPGKLKNFRYSMDEVKAHEKAVKALDDLDALREFVMDHSPTASWLSTAEGVLPPEHDWVDRMKTTRQDVLEMLKQTDLTELANQSQTIGAKLQQLKKDYIVVYISLHTKARLGVNDDKRKAALMGDHRLQTLLKLAGIDLMPRQQLTDYQNRLAGLKSCFALTEQNLETTPACPHCGFHPT